ATGGTATGCTATCACAAGCACTTTATCTACGCCTTCGTTAAAGTACAAACTAGCTTCAATCAAAGCATACTCAAGAGGCGCAAAGGCTGAAATAGCCGAAATTTCACTATTATTTTTCATGCTTATACTAAGCAGTGAAGAAAGAGCATTATGAACCGACAAAGAAAAAGATGTAGGAGATATAAGCTCATTTGCCGCAAGAGTTTTTTCGAGCTCAAAACATCTATTTATCTCTCCCGCGTATGAGCTAAAAACTACTGGGATATCGAAGGTTTTAAATTCTTTCGTCAAATCGAACGCACACTTAGCGGCTTTGCTTAATCTGCGTCTTTCAAGTGGAGGAATATGTGAAATTTCAAAATCCCTCTTGTATCTTAAAAGAGTAGTATCTTCACAATCGTCAAAAACAATAGCATCAAAAAAATCTACACTAAAGCTTAAATTCATTATTTAGCTATATCGCCTCTTAACGTTACCCCTGCCATTAAAGCACCGGCGCCACACTGAAACTGAGTCTTTGAGTCAAAAGGTTGCTTTTTATAATATCCAGTGATATTTATTACTCTAGTTCCACCCTCTCTTACAGCCCTTTCCTGAAAAGTTTTAAGAGCTGATAAAAACGCCCGTTCACAAGCTTCTTGATCGCTTTTATTAAAAGCATTTGTCTTTTTATTAGACATTAGATCTTTTTGCAGTATCTCACCCTTGCTTCCGGAACCAAAGCTAAATTTTATATTAGGATTTAGCACTCTTATGGCCTTCGGCGAAGTTAAAAGATTATCTATAGAAAAATAAAGCACTTCATCACGCGCACTCAAACCGACTCCTAATGCTAAAATAGCAATTGCTGTAAAAAATTTATTCATATTCTTTCCTCGATTTAGTTTTTCAAATCAGCCCTCAAAGCAACAGTAGTTTTTGTTCCGCCTACAGCACATTGAAATTTATCTCTGCTATCATAAATTTCATTTTTAAAATTTCCTTGAATATTGACTATAGTTTTAGACCCATTTTTTTCGGCTACCTTTTGTAAATTCCTTAACGCAGCCAAAAATGCATAATAGCAAGATTTTGTATAATCAACCTTTGGTTCTTCATCTTGATAGTCTTTATTAAACATATTATCTGGCTTATCTCTATATCTTATAGTAGAGCCATTGACCTTAATTGATTTCAACTCTTCGTGGTGTTGTTTAGAAAACTCCATAATAAAATCACTTCTTACATACTCCGAAGCCCTTTTTAAATTTAAAGCATCTGCTATATTATGATAAAAAATTTGATCCTTACCAAGAGCAAATACACTAAACACAGCTAAAGCAATAAGCTTTTTCATAATATATCTCCTTTTAATCAATTTTTTTAAATATCAAAGAGGTATTAACTCCACCAAATGCAAAGTTGTTACTCATCACAAAATTTGTTTTAATAGAAGTTTGCTCTTTTAAATAATTCAGTCTGGCACACTCGCTATCCACGTTTTTTAAATTTATAGTAGGGAAAAAATGCTCTTCATTCATCATCATTATGCTAAATATAGCCTCAAGTCCACCGCAGGCTCCAAGAGTATGCCCCAGATAACTTTTTAAAGAACTAATCGCCACCTTGTCTCCAAAAAGCTCGTTTGTAGCGTAGCTTTCAGCTATATCTCCGTGTTTTGTGGCGGTTGCGTGAGCGTTAATGTAACCGATTTTTTCAGGATTTAAATTAGCATCTTTTAAAGCAAGCATCATCGCGCCTTTCATAGTTTCACTTTGAGGACGAGTGATATGCGTTCCATCGCAGTTTGAACCAAATCCAACAACTTCGGCATAAATTTTAGCTCCTCTTTTTAATGCGCTCTCTTCACTCTCCAACAAAAGCATTCCTGCACCCTCTCCTAGCACTAGCCCATCACGATCTTTGTCAAAAGGTGATGGTGATAGCTCTGGAGTCTGGTTTTTAACACTTGTGGCATAAAGAGTATCAAACACATAAGCCTCGCTAGGACAAAGCTCCTCTGCTCCACCCGCCAGCATCATATCTATCATTCCATATTTTATACTCTCATAAGCATAACCAATTGCATGAGAGCCACTGGTACAAGCTGAAGAAGTGGGTATAATTCGACCTTTTAAAGAGTAAAACAGAGCTATATTTGCAGCCGTAGTATGAGGCATCATCTTTATATAAGTATTTGCATTGCAGTCGCTCGAACCGTTTATCAAAAGCTGAGCCATAGACCTTATAGAATCAGTAGATCCTGTCGAGCTACCGCAGGCTACTCCCAATCTACCGTCCTTTATATTCTCATCATCTATCAACCCGGCATCTATTAGCACCGCTCCTGCAGCCTCTACGCTATATCTTGATACTATGCCTAAGCTTCTAAGCTGCTTTCTGTCCCACTCTTTTGGATGCTCATAGTTTATAATAGGAGCTGCTAACCTGGTGTTTAAATCTACAAATTTATCCCATTCACCCATATATATTACAGCATTTTTTTCAGCTTGAAATTTATGTTTTATATCACTCCAGCTCTTACCAAAGGCACTTACCATTCCTATTCCGGTTACAAAAACTCTTCTCAACACAATCCTCCATTTACCCCAATAACCTGTCTAGTAATATATGCCGCGTCTTCACTTAGTAAAAATTCTATCAAAGGCGCTACTTCATCGGCCTTGCCGGCTCTTTTTGCAGGAATCATCTTTAAAATTTCATCCATAGGCAAATTTCCATCCGTCATATCAGTCTCTATTAGTCCGGGTGCCACGCAGTTAACGGTAATATTTCTTGATGCAAGCTCTATGGCTAAAGCCTTTACAGCGCCTATTATGCCTGCCTTGCTAGCAGAATAATTAACCTGCCCTCGGTTACCTATGATACCAGAAACCGAACTAATAGCTACTATGCGAGCAGGTTTTCTTGTGCGAACCATAGGCAAAATAATAGGTTTTAAAACATTATAAAAACTATTTAAATTAGTATCTATCACATTAAACCAATCATCTTCCTCGATTGCCGCAAAAGTATTATCACGCGTAATTCCAGCATTTAAAACTACACCATAATAAACACCGTTAGTCTCTATATCTCTTTGGATATTATATCTTGCACTATCGGTATCGCTGACATCAAAGACTAAGCTCTTTAAATTTAATTCGTTTTGTAAATTTATTAATTTCTCACTTTCACTTCTGCCGTGCAAAACTACATCGTATCCGGCTTTTTTTAGCCTTCTTGCCACTGCCTCGCCAATACCTCTACTAGAGCCAGTAACCAACACTCTCTTAGTCATTTAATACCTTTTGTAAAAAATCATCATCAGGACTTATTACACTTAAACTAGCTTTTGAGCCAAGTATTCCATTTACATAAAGCTCGCAATCATAAACTCCAAAGCCACTATCATCTTGAATTGAGCAGATCGATACGACTTCTACCTCGTCTCCAACACTCAAGCAAGGAATAAATATCTCAAATTTTCTACTTCCCAGCAAAAATCCAAGTCCCGATTTTTTACCTGACTCTTCACGAGTTTTAGAGTCATATACGCCAAGAGCTTGAGCCATAATCTCGATAGCCTTATACATCTCTATCTTACCGTCTCTTAAAAAACCATTATCCTCTTTAATAACACTTCTTGTCTTAATTTTTCCTGCGCCAAATTCAACAACTTCATCTATCATAATAATCTTTGAAGCATGAGGAAGGTGGTCTGATATATTCAATTTAATCTCCTAAAAACTATAGCTGCGTTATCTCCACCAAATGCAAAAGATAATGACATTGCGGATTTAACTACTGCCTTTTGTCCAAATTTTACTAGATTTATTGGACAAATGCTATCATCATAAACTCCATCATAGATATGAGGCGGCAAAATACTCTCATCATTCTGACAAAGCATAACACAAACCGCACTCTCTATTGCGCCGGCGGCACCGAGCGTGTGTCCTATGGATGGCTTTATAGAGCTTGACGGAACATTTGGCATTATATCATGCACGACTTTGGCTTCCACCTGATCATTGGCTATAGTGCCTGTGCCATGTAAATTTATATAATCCACACTTGATATTTTAGCTCTATCAAGTGCACTTTTAACACAAATAGTCTGCATTTTAGCACTGAAATCCGGCTGTGTAGTATGGAATGCATCACAGTTTGAATATTCAGAAGCAACTACTACATTTGAAATTTCATCCCTACTTACTAAAAAAAGAGCTGCGCCCTCTCCTATATTAATACCGTCACGATTTTTTGAAAAAGGATTGGTCTCATTTTCGCTTAAAATTCCAAGCGAATCAAATCCGTTAATCGTAAGCGTATTTAAGCTATCTACGCCACCACAAATCACTACGTCACAAATATTAGCCTCTATAAGCCTTTTTGCTTGCATTATAGCCTTAACTCCGGATGTGCAGGCTGTAGATATTGAAAATATTGCAGAATTTAATCCATAATGATAGGCTATAAACTCTGACGGATTCACAAGTGTATTACGACTAATATTAAATTTCTTAGCATCAAAGAATCCAGTCTTGGCATACTCTTTAAAGGTCTCGTAATTTTCTTCTACTCCACTGGTCGTAGCACCTATAACCACGCCAATTCTATTTTTACCATATTTTTTAATAGCTCTTAATATGATATCGTTTATGTCATCAAGAGCAGTTAATATCAACGAATTTGTACGTGTTTTAAAATGTTCTGGCGTATTTTTATTAAAATTTGCAAGAGAGGCAGTAGTCATACCTAAAATAAATTTTTTATCCTCTCTATAACTACTGCTAACACTTAAAAATCTCTTACCACTTTGTAAATTTACTATGTTTTCATTACTATTTTTACCCGCTGCACTAATCATAGAGGGTTTACTTATATATATCAACTATTCTTACCTTAAAATTTTCATTATCTATTAAAAACATAGATTTGGAATTATTAAATTCTATCATATCTAGCACTTTAACAAAAAGCTCGTTATATGCTTTTTTAGGTGGCAAAAAACCTATGCTTTCAAATTTGCCATCAGACTTTAAGACACGCCTCGCAAGAGGTGTTCCTAGTGAATCCAGCATAGTAAAATTATAATTCTCATCAATATGAGATACATAAAGCTTCTTTAATCCACTTTCGGTAATTATCTCAAACATTACACTATCAAATTTTGGTAAATCAGGACTTCTAAATTTATCAACACATCCTATAAAAAATATACATATAGTAAAAAATATAATATTTTTTATTTTAGAATGTATATATGTTTTCACCTATAATAAGCCCTCTATAAATAACTTTTAACTATATAAATTTTAACATTATATCTTTTTTACCTTTAAAAACAATAGAAATGATATACTTATTACTAATCAAAAAACTCTTGTGTGTATAATTTTTATAATTTAAAGAATTGATTAATCTTAGCTCTGAAAAACCTAAATTTTCAGCCTTTAATATGGCTTCTTTTGTGGTATAAATTTGATAAAAAGTATTAATATTTTTTGATTTTTTATATATTTCTAGCTCATTTTCTGCAAAACAAAACTCACAAATAGAGCTAAAATTTCTTTGCTTTATCTCTTCTATATCAAGACCAAATTTTCCTTTTCCAAACAGCACTCCTACGCATCCATTTTTATGGCTTATGCAAAATTTTGATCGCTTCTTAAAATTACTTATTATATTGCGAGAAACAATAAATTGACTTGATGTTTTTAGGCTATGATATCTTTTGACTCTTCTTCTGTTTTTTCTATCCAATGGCTTTAAATTAAGATTTTCATATTTTTGCAATGATATATATAAAATCAATACATTTTTCACAGAATTATTATATTTGCCTCATATTTTTATAACTATAATTATACAAAAATAATTTCAAGCATTTGTTATTTTATATTTTTCTTTATAACCAGATTTATCTTCAAAAAATATCTTGCGGTATAAAAGCCCTCGGCTATCCTTGGGTCAAATTTGAAAGTTTTGTTTGTAAGGCGCTTGATGACGCCTTGTTTTTTTAGTTCTATCTCGTTACTCATCATACCCTTTCATCCAAATTAATCCATTAGTCTATCCAAATTCATTTTAACAATAAGAATTTTATAAATCAATCATCGAACTTTCTACTTTTATAATATACGCATAGCCATGCTCTTAATTGTAAGCGGACGGCAAGGAAATAAAAGATTAATTGAAAGACTTCGAAGCTTAGGATATTTTATAGTGATTAATTCCATAAACCTTAAAAGAGTTTAAAATATTTCTCATTTCCATGTTTCTTATTACAGAATAGATATTCTTTCTATACTCCACTACCTCTTTACTACTTTTATTACTGCCAATTGATACATAATCGGTTACCTCTTTAACGTTGCTAGGTTTTTCTTTTATACACTCTATTATCTTTTTACTAAGCTCTCCACGAGAGAAACGTCTATTATTAGTAATGTTTTTAGTTTTTATCTCATTTATATTATAGTTTGGATCAAATATTATAATGGCTTTATTAATAGTCTCAAGCTCAGATTGTAAATTTGAGATGATTGATTTATAATATTCGATATTTCCTTTTATTTCAGAATGTTTAGATACAAGAGCTGATATTACGTGAGTTCTACTCGCTTCGCTCCTAGCTTTTCAAGAACTGCCATATTTTATCCTCCTGCATTTATCTAAAATAATAATTCATAAACATACATTCTAATAATTCGTTACATTGAGTTATTAAACTCTAATGCAATAATCCACCAACCAATTAACCTTTACAATAAAAATGCTTCTTAAATAGACTTTGTATATTATTTTTTATAAAAGATGCAAGAAGATAGTTTTCTACTAATAAGAGTTTATTTTGAATGATTAAAAATAAACAAACTAGGCAATATAAGAGCAGAGATAGAATCAATAATATAAAACCAAAGAATAAATAAATATCTAAAATTCTAACCCAAACATATAATTATATTCTTTAGTGTAAATATCTTAGTGTTAATATTATTTATATAAATATTTTAATGGCTATTTAGATTAGATACTTAATGGATGTTTCAGTAAATTGTAGTGATTTAAATAAGTAGTAGCTTTGTATAAATAACAAAGCCCGCAACGACCTACTTTTCCAACATCCCAGTAAGGGAGAGTATCATCAGCCAGGACGAGCTTAGCTTCTTGGTTCGAGATGGAGCAAGGCGTTTCCTCGTCTGTATAGTCACGGGCAGTGTTAAATAAAGCTTATTGTTATAAACCTTATTTAACACTGTTAAAGTCAGCAAGAGTTTAAATAAACACTGCTTTACTCTTGTAAGGTTTTACCCTTAACAAGGAAGTGATGCTTATTAAAAGATAAGCAGACGACCTATTAGTACTGGTCAGCTAAAGGACTTTCATCCATTACACACCCAGCCTATCAAACATATAGTCTTTATGAGGTCTTAAAAGAAGATTCATCTTGGAGTTGGCTTCGAGCTTAGATGCTTTCAGCTCTTATCACATCCCAACTTAGCTACCGAGCGGTGCCCTTGGCAGGACAACTCGTACACCAGTGGTTGGTTCAACCCGGTCCTCTCGTACTAGGGTCAACTCTCCTCAATCTTCTTACGCCCACGGCAGATAGGGACCGAACTGTCTCACGACGTTCTGAACCCAGCTCGCGTACCGCTTTAAATGGCGAACAGCCATACCCTTGGGACCTGCTCCAGCCCCAGGATGCGATGAGCCGACATCGAGGTGCCAAACCTCCCCGTCGATGTGAGCTCTTGGGGGAGATCAGCCTGTTATCCCCGGGGTACCTTTTATCCTTTGAGCGATGGCCCTTCCACACAGAACCACCGGATCACTAAGACCGACTTTCGTCTCTGCTTGACATGTACGTCTCGCAGTTAAGCTGGCTTATACCTTTATACTCTACGAACGATTTCCAACCGTTCTGAGCCAACCTTTGTAAGCCTCCGTTACATTTTGGGAGGCGACCGCCCCAGTCAAACTACCCACCAGACATTGTCCTGCATGAGGATAACTCATGCCAGTTAGCTATCAGAATAAAAAAGAGTGGTATCTCAACAATGGCTCACTATAAACTGGCGTCTATAGATCAAAGCCTCCCACCTATCCTGCACATCTTTATCCCGATAGCAGTGTCAAGCTGTAGTAAAGGTCCACGGGGTCTTTCCGTCTTGCCGCGGGTAGGAGGAATTTTCACCTCCACTACAATTTCACTGGATCCCTCTTCGAGACAGCTCCCATCTCGTTACGCCATTCATGCAGGTCGGTATTTAACCGACAAGGAATTTCGCTACCTTAGGACCGTTATAGTTACGGCCGCCGTTTACTCGGGCTTCGATCAAACGCTTCGCAGAGCTAACGTCATCAATTAACCTTCGAGCACCGGGCAGGCGTCACACCCTATACATCCTCTTACGAGTTAGCAGAGTGCTGTGTTTTTGGTAAACAGTCGGGAGGGACTCTTTGTTGTAACCTTCTTTGCTTACAGAGTAAATCCTTAACAAAGTTAGGCACACCTTATACCGAAGATACGGTGCTATTTTGCAGAGTTCCTTGAAGAGAGTTCTTCCACGCGCCTTAGAATACTCATCCCACCCACCTGTGTCGGTTTACGGTACGGGCAACTATTACTAAACTTAGAAACTTTTCTTGGCTCGACAGTATCAAGGATTCACACGCTGTTCCGAAGAACTTTGTGTGCCTGTGGGGTCTCGGCTTAAAAAGATCCGGATTTGCCTGGATCTTAACCTACACCTTTCGACCAGCACTACCATCCGCTGGCTCCTCTAACTCTAAGCGTCCTTCCATCGCACATAATAGTTGGCATTGGAATATTAACCAATTTTCCATCGCATACCCCTTTCGGACTTTGCTTAGGACCCGGCTAACCCTACGATGACGAGCATCGCGTAGGAAACCTTGGGTTTACGGCGTTGGGGATTCTCACCCCAATTATCGCTACTCATGCCTGCATGCTCACTTCTATCCGCTCCAGCGCTCCTTACCGGTACACCTTCAACGCTGAATAGAACGCTCTCCTACCACTTGCACTTAATTATTTATACTATCAAATTTATACTGTAAATTTTAGTGCTTAATCTGAAATTTAAAAGAACGGATTAAGCGAAGTATTTTGAGATGGATTTAAATGTTGTGAAGTATTTTTTGATTGAGACTAGCCATATAGGCTGTTGATTGAGAAAAATACAAACTCATTTAAATACGCTCAAAAGACGAGCTAGTATAAATGATTAAGTGCAAGTCTAAAGCTTCGGTACTCATTTTAGCCCCG
This Campylobacter sp. RM16192 DNA region includes the following protein-coding sequences:
- the fabG gene encoding 3-oxoacyl-ACP reductase FabG; the encoded protein is MTKRVLVTGSSRGIGEAVARRLKKAGYDVVLHGRSESEKLINLQNELNLKSLVFDVSDTDSARYNIQRDIETNGVYYGVVLNAGITRDNTFAAIEEDDWFNVIDTNLNSFYNVLKPIILPMVRTRKPARIVAISSVSGIIGNRGQVNYSASKAGIIGAVKALAIELASRNITVNCVAPGLIETDMTDGNLPMDEILKMIPAKRAGKADEVAPLIEFLLSEDAAYITRQVIGVNGGLC
- a CDS encoding beta-ketoacyl-ACP synthase, which produces MLRRVFVTGIGMVSAFGKSWSDIKHKFQAEKNAVIYMGEWDKFVDLNTRLAAPIINYEHPKEWDRKQLRSLGIVSRYSVEAAGAVLIDAGLIDDENIKDGRLGVACGSSTGSTDSIRSMAQLLINGSSDCNANTYIKMMPHTTAANIALFYSLKGRIIPTSSACTSGSHAIGYAYESIKYGMIDMMLAGGAEELCPSEAYVFDTLYATSVKNQTPELSPSPFDKDRDGLVLGEGAGMLLLESEESALKRGAKIYAEVVGFGSNCDGTHITRPQSETMKGAMMLALKDANLNPEKIGYINAHATATKHGDIAESYATNELFGDKVAISSLKSYLGHTLGACGGLEAIFSIMMMNEEHFFPTINLKNVDSECARLNYLKEQTSIKTNFVMSNNFAFGGVNTSLIFKKID
- a CDS encoding beta-ketoacyl synthase N-terminal-like domain-containing protein; protein product: MIYISKPSMISAAGKNSNENIVNLQSGKRFLSVSSSYREDKKFILGMTTASLANFNKNTPEHFKTRTNSLILTALDDINDIILRAIKKYGKNRIGVVIGATTSGVEENYETFKEYAKTGFFDAKKFNISRNTLVNPSEFIAYHYGLNSAIFSISTACTSGVKAIMQAKRLIEANICDVVICGGVDSLNTLTINGFDSLGILSENETNPFSKNRDGINIGEGAALFLVSRDEISNVVVASEYSNCDAFHTTQPDFSAKMQTICVKSALDRAKISSVDYINLHGTGTIANDQVEAKVVHDIMPNVPSSSIKPSIGHTLGAAGAIESAVCVMLCQNDESILPPHIYDGVYDDSICPINLVKFGQKAVVKSAMSLSFAFGGDNAAIVFRRLN
- a CDS encoding 4'-phosphopantetheinyl transferase family protein, producing the protein MQKYENLNLKPLDRKNRRRVKRYHSLKTSSQFIVSRNIISNFKKRSKFCISHKNGCVGVLFGKGKFGLDIEEIKQRNFSSICEFCFAENELEIYKKSKNINTFYQIYTTKEAILKAENLGFSELRLINSLNYKNYTHKSFLISNKYIISIVFKGKKDIMLKFI
- a CDS encoding beta-ketoacyl synthase chain length factor encodes the protein MNLSFSVDFFDAIVFDDCEDTTLLRYKRDFEISHIPPLERRRLSKAAKCAFDLTKEFKTFDIPVVFSSYAGEINRCFELEKTLAANELISPTSFSLSVHNALSSLLSISMKNNSEISAISAFAPLEYALIEASLYFNEGVDKVLVIAYHEAIKQSYYIENSASCMAALIVSRGENLRLAKLEKQSKNDENLLIKFLQNFDPSKKSSWQSSDNSSTWQWDYEP
- a CDS encoding excinuclease ABC subunit A produces the protein MNKFFTAIAILALGVGLSARDEVLYFSIDNLLTSPKAIRVLNPNIKFSFGSGSKGEILQKDLMSNKKTNAFNKSDQEACERAFLSALKTFQERAVREGGTRVINITGYYKKQPFDSKTQFQCGAGALMAGVTLRGDIAK
- a CDS encoding ApeP family dehydratase, which encodes MNISDHLPHASKIIMIDEVVEFGAGKIKTRSVIKEDNGFLRDGKIEMYKAIEIMAQALGVYDSKTREESGKKSGLGFLLGSRKFEIFIPCLSVGDEVEVVSICSIQDDSGFGVYDCELYVNGILGSKASLSVISPDDDFLQKVLND